In a genomic window of Demequina muriae:
- the rplE gene encoding 50S ribosomal protein L5 → MSTATAQPRLKQKYRSEIIAKLQEEFGHENVNQVAGLTKVVVNMGVGDAAKDSKLMEGAIADLTAITGQKPQVTKARKSIAQFKLREGQPIGAHVTLRGDRMWEFLDRLLSLALPRIRDFRGLSPQQFDGNGNYTFGLNEQSMFHEIDQDRIDRVRGMDITIVTTASADDEGRSLLKQLGFPFKEK, encoded by the coding sequence ATGAGCACCGCAACGGCTCAGCCGCGGCTCAAGCAGAAGTACCGCAGCGAGATCATCGCCAAGCTCCAGGAGGAGTTCGGCCACGAGAACGTCAACCAGGTCGCCGGCCTCACCAAGGTCGTCGTGAACATGGGTGTCGGAGACGCGGCTAAGGACTCCAAGCTCATGGAGGGCGCGATCGCGGACCTGACGGCCATCACCGGGCAGAAGCCCCAGGTCACGAAGGCCCGCAAGTCGATCGCGCAGTTCAAGCTTCGTGAGGGCCAGCCCATCGGCGCCCACGTGACGCTGCGTGGCGACCGCATGTGGGAGTTCCTGGACCGTCTGCTGTCGCTTGCGCTCCCGCGCATCCGCGACTTCCGCGGCCTCAGCCCCCAGCAGTTCGACGGGAACGGCAACTACACGTTCGGACTGAACGAGCAGTCGATGTTCCACGAGATCGACCAGGACCGGATCGACCGGGTGCGGGGCATGGACATCACCATCGTCACGACCGCGTCTGCCGACGACGAGGGCCGCTCGCTGCTCAAGCAGCTGGGCTTCCCTTTCAAGGAGAAGTAA
- a CDS encoding type Z 30S ribosomal protein S14, with protein sequence MAKTALKNKAAGKQKFAVRAYTRCQKCGRPHSVYRKFGLCRVCFREMAHAGELPGITKSSW encoded by the coding sequence ATGGCCAAGACTGCGCTGAAGAACAAGGCCGCCGGCAAGCAGAAGTTTGCCGTCCGCGCCTACACCCGGTGCCAGAAGTGCGGACGTCCGCACTCGGTGTACCGCAAGTTCGGCCTCTGCCGCGTGTGCTTCCGGGAGATGGCTCACGCAGGTGAGCTTCCCGGCATCACCAAGAGCAGCTGGTAA